TCTCACAGCGGTCTGGGTCCCCAATGCTGAGCACGAGGCGCTGCGGGACTTGGTTCGCGCTCGTGAGGCGGCAAAGAAGGACGAGCTGCGAGCGAAGCATCGGCTGAGCAAGTACCTGCTGCGGAACGGCCAGCGACAGGCAGAGTGTCAGCAGCGGCCTGACTGAGCACCAATCCCACCGAGACCACCGGGACCCGGGTCCGGCGACGTCGGTGGCGTGATGGGTGCCAGGAATTGGCTCGGGCTCGGGGTGGGACGCGACGCTGGTCGGCATGGGCCGAGAAGCGAAACGGTGCACGGAGTGTCGCAGGTGGTTCCAGCCAGCGGCTTCGGCGAAGCTGGGGCAGCGAGTCTGTAGCAAGGCGTGCCGCGCTTCTCGGCGTCGCAAGCTCGCTCGACGCCGCCGACACAAGGCTCCGCTGCTGCATCGGGTCGATGCGCGATTGCGCCAGCAGGAGCGCCGCCAGCGGCTGCGCGAGCGGGGTTGTCACGCGCCACCTCGCGGCGGAAGTCCCTGGAATTGCAGCTCGAATTGCGCGCTTTCGTGGACGGCGCTTTGGAGCTGTCACGCGCCACCCTCGAGCGAGGATTGCCCAGGATTTTGGCTCGATCAGCTGCCTCTTCGTGGACAGAAACCGGACCGCCGGGGGCAGTGTCACGCGCCACCCTCGCGCCATAACCGCCGGAGATGATGCGGATTATCCGGGTTTTCGTGGACGGGATGTCACGCGCCAGGCTCGTCACGGACGACCGGCGCAACGTGCAATCGGCCCATGAGATCCACCCTCCACCCCGAGACACTGGCGCAAGCGCCCGAGCTCGCGACGCTGAAGTCGCTCGAAGTGCTCTTGCTCATCACGACGCGCGCACTCGTCGCGGCGCATCCGACTCTGATCGACGACGCCTCCGCGCCCTGGCGTCGCGCTCCGCGCTCGGTTCGCAAGGCGCGCAATCTCGTGAGGCGGATCGCCCCGCTTCGCCGTGCGCTCGAGAGCTACCGCACGGCGGTGCTCGACGCGCTCGCTCCCGCTGACATCGACGACAGCGACATCCCGTTCTGATGGCCATCGACGCTGACGCTGTGCGGGCAGAGGTCATGCGCCTTCACTACTTGGAGCGGCTGAGCATCCGGGCGATCGCGCGCCGGCTGGGGCTCGCCAGGCGTACAGTGCGGCGCCATCTGGGCAAGTTGCCCCCGCGTGAAACATCCAATCCGGCGCCGCGACCCTCGCTGCTCGATCCGTTCGCTCGGAAGATCGAGTCGATGATCGAAGGCTCGCCGGAGCTTCGTGCGCCGCAGATCCTCGAGCGGCTTCGTCCACTGGGCTACACCGGCGGGCTCAGCATCTTGCGCAGCCGCGTGAGAGCGCTGCGGCCAACGACACCGCGAGATGCATTTCTCACGCTGGACTTTGCGCCGGGTGAGGCCATGCAGGTCGACTGGGCAGACTTCGGCTTCGCGATCCCGGGCGTGCCTCGGCGCGTCAGCGCCTTCGTGGCAGTGCTCTGCTACTCGCGGCGCTTGTACCTGGAATTCGTGCTCAGCCAGCAGATGGGCTCTTTCCTTCGCTGCATGGACCGCGCGCTGGAATTCTTCCAGGGCGCCACCACCGTCGACATCTTCGACAACATGAAGACGGTGGTGCTGGAGCACCCGCGCTCGGGCCCGACTCGCTTCAACCCCCCCACATGCTCTCCTACGCCGTCGCACGCGGCGGTTTTGCCGTCGTTCGCCTGCTCGCCGGGGCACGCTGCGGCCAAGGGCCGA
This sequence is a window from Myxococcales bacterium. Protein-coding genes within it:
- a CDS encoding IS21 family transposase, whose protein sequence is MAIDADAVRAEVMRLHYLERLSIRAIARRLGLARRTVRRHLGKLPPRETSNPAPRPSLLDPFARKIESMIEGSPELRAPQILERLRPLGYTGGLSILRSRVRALRPTTPRDAFLTLDFAPGEAMQVDWADFGFAIPGVPRRVSAFVAVLCYSRRLYLEFVLSQQMGSFLRCMDRALEFFQGATTVDIFDNMKTVVLEHPRSGPTRFNPPTCSPTPSHAAVLPSFACSPGHAAAKGRVERPIHFVRDRFWTGRRFSSLLDLNAQGSAWRDDSAISESTPKPARCPSSSSSTRSARGSDRCLRRPSIPTMSSRQR